From Chryseobacterium joostei, the proteins below share one genomic window:
- a CDS encoding C40 family peptidase, translating into MRTGLFENRIRIKQLSVLLIASAFVVSCGSSKKASSNKKSGSKTIVKSENLRKLDSKFDGKVPRSINDILKDAEKYIGTPYKFGGNTSSGFDCSGFTVKVFEENSFNLPRRSSDQAEAGKNIDITDVKPGDLLFFATAGGSRVSHVGIVHDIGPDGEVKFIHASTSKGVIISSLNEKYWNKAYLHAQRVL; encoded by the coding sequence ATGAGAACGGGATTATTTGAAAACAGAATAAGAATAAAGCAGCTGTCTGTATTACTAATTGCATCTGCTTTTGTAGTGTCCTGCGGGAGTTCGAAGAAGGCTTCTTCTAATAAAAAATCAGGAAGTAAAACGATTGTAAAGTCTGAAAACCTTAGAAAGCTGGATTCCAAATTTGATGGCAAGGTTCCAAGATCCATCAATGATATTTTGAAAGATGCCGAAAAATATATTGGGACCCCATATAAGTTTGGTGGAAATACATCATCAGGATTTGATTGTTCCGGATTTACTGTAAAGGTATTTGAGGAAAACTCATTCAATCTTCCAAGAAGATCCTCCGATCAGGCAGAAGCCGGCAAAAACATTGATATTACAGATGTAAAGCCTGGTGATTTGTTGTTTTTTGCAACAGCTGGAGGCAGTCGGGTTTCTCACGTAGGAATTGTTCATGACATTGGTCCCGATGGAGAAGTGAAGTTTATTCATGCTTCCACATCCAAAGGAGTGATCATCTCATCATTGAACGAAAAATACTGGAATAAGGCGTATCTTCATGCTCAACGTGTTTTATAA
- a CDS encoding DUF2255 family protein produces the protein MNKDEVLNYIRTNNLSGIKAGSERTDFLEIWMVVVHDRIFARSWGLAERSWYNTFLKDPNGQIQCGNSIFNIKAVIPNDANELTDEINQAYLTKYNIGRNRKYAKGIVQEKHVEKTMEFIICEAK, from the coding sequence ATGAATAAAGACGAAGTACTGAATTATATCAGAACAAATAACCTTAGCGGAATCAAAGCAGGATCAGAAAGAACTGATTTTCTGGAAATATGGATGGTTGTTGTTCATGACAGAATATTCGCCAGATCATGGGGTCTGGCTGAAAGAAGCTGGTATAATACTTTCTTAAAAGACCCAAATGGCCAAATCCAATGTGGAAATTCAATTTTTAACATAAAGGCAGTCATTCCCAATGATGCTAATGAACTTACAGATGAAATTAATCAGGCGTATTTAACGAAATACAACATAGGGAGGAACAGAAAATATGCAAAAGGTATTGTTCAGGAAAAGCACGTTGAAAAAACAATGGAGTTTATTATTTGTGAAGCAAAATAA
- a CDS encoding LytR/AlgR family response regulator transcription factor encodes MENRTFAFIKTDKKLVKLFYKDIMIIKGLGNYVEVHTLNGKRYIYYKTLKDLIDSLPDEFMRVHNSYIINLINIESFEDNQLLCGDIKIAVAKSYKDCLTEALGKMML; translated from the coding sequence ATGGAGAACCGAACCTTTGCCTTTATTAAAACAGATAAAAAGCTGGTAAAGCTTTTTTATAAGGATATTATGATCATCAAGGGCTTAGGTAATTATGTGGAAGTTCACACCTTGAATGGAAAAAGATATATCTATTACAAAACCCTCAAAGATCTTATTGATAGTCTGCCTGACGAATTCATGCGGGTACATAATTCTTATATCATCAACTTAATCAATATCGAATCTTTTGAAGACAATCAGCTTTTGTGTGGTGATATAAAAATTGCGGTGGCCAAAAGCTATAAGGATTGCCTTACCGAAGCTTTGGGCAAAATGATGCTGTAA
- a CDS encoding methyltransferase family protein has product MTDFIRFFIPLYFVLFFLVSFVGITFAVTKRIGKNPNVLPKDDSAYGLIGWYFKLTLFFLFTYTILLFLFHDIIGQAFIISFLDNDFFRYLGVILMIAALIWVFIAQWQMKDSWRIGIDNDTKTELVTQGLFRFSRNPIFLGMTVSLVGFFLAFPTVIALTFLLIGSILMQIQIRLEEEFLLKQHGPIYLAYKKRVGRMLGLY; this is encoded by the coding sequence ATGACAGATTTTATCAGATTCTTTATTCCACTTTACTTTGTCCTGTTTTTTCTTGTTTCATTTGTAGGAATTACTTTCGCCGTTACCAAAAGAATTGGCAAAAATCCTAACGTACTTCCTAAAGACGATTCTGCGTATGGACTTATTGGTTGGTATTTTAAACTGACTTTATTCTTTCTGTTTACGTATACAATTCTGCTATTTTTATTTCATGATATAATAGGGCAAGCCTTTATAATAAGCTTTCTGGACAATGATTTCTTCCGGTATTTGGGTGTAATTCTGATGATTGCTGCCCTGATTTGGGTTTTCATAGCTCAATGGCAAATGAAGGATTCCTGGCGAATTGGAATTGATAATGATACAAAAACTGAGCTTGTTACCCAAGGTCTTTTCAGATTTTCAAGAAATCCCATATTTCTGGGAATGACTGTGAGTCTTGTAGGTTTTTTCCTTGCTTTTCCGACAGTTATTGCCCTAACATTTTTACTGATTGGCAGTATTTTAATGCAAATTCAGATCAGGTTAGAGGAAGAGTTTTTACTCAAACAGCATGGCCCAATATATCTTGCGTATAAAAAGAGGGTAGGACGTATGCTGGGCCTTTATTAA
- a CDS encoding 2,3,4,5-tetrahydropyridine-2,6-dicarboxylate N-succinyltransferase: MSLQQTIENIWDNRELLQNEDSQKAIRGVISLVDKGELRTAEPTENGWQVNEWVKKAVVMYFPIQKMETIEVGPFEFHDKMPLKRNYAEKGVRVVPHAVAREGAYIAPGVILMPSYVNIGAYVDSGTMVDTWATVGSCAQIGKNVHLSGGVGIGGVLEPLQAAPVIIEDDCFIGSRCIVVEGVHVEKEAVLGANVVLTASTKIIDVTGDTPIEIKGRVPARSVVIPGSYTKQYPAGEYQVPCALIIGQRKESTDKKTSLNDALRDNNVAV; the protein is encoded by the coding sequence ATGTCGTTACAACAAACTATCGAAAATATCTGGGACAACAGAGAATTATTGCAGAATGAAGACAGCCAAAAGGCGATCAGAGGGGTTATTTCTTTAGTTGATAAAGGTGAACTTCGTACTGCAGAACCTACAGAAAACGGATGGCAGGTAAATGAATGGGTGAAAAAAGCTGTAGTAATGTATTTCCCGATCCAGAAAATGGAAACTATTGAAGTAGGTCCATTTGAATTTCATGATAAAATGCCTTTGAAGAGAAACTACGCTGAAAAAGGAGTGAGAGTTGTACCACATGCAGTGGCGAGAGAAGGAGCTTACATTGCTCCGGGTGTTATTTTAATGCCTTCTTACGTAAACATTGGTGCTTATGTAGATTCAGGAACTATGGTAGATACTTGGGCAACTGTTGGAAGTTGTGCACAGATCGGTAAAAACGTTCACCTGAGTGGTGGTGTTGGAATCGGTGGAGTATTAGAGCCATTGCAAGCTGCTCCTGTAATCATTGAAGACGATTGCTTCATTGGTTCAAGATGTATCGTTGTAGAAGGAGTTCATGTAGAAAAAGAAGCTGTATTAGGAGCGAATGTTGTATTAACAGCATCAACAAAAATTATTGACGTAACGGGAGATACACCAATAGAAATTAAAGGAAGAGTTCCTGCACGTTCTGTGGTAATCCCTGGAAGCTATACCAAGCAGTATCCGGCAGGAGAATATCAGGTTCCATGTGCACTAATCATCGGTCAGAGAAAGGAATCTACAGATAAGAAAACATCTCTGAATGATGCATTGAGAGATAATAATGTAGCTGTTTAA